Proteins encoded within one genomic window of Posidoniimonas corsicana:
- a CDS encoding hsp70 family protein codes for MTAQPHEPAAGAPTSRYVVGIDLGTTNSALAYVDSKESPWRIRTLPLPQVVAAGEVDDRPTLPSFLCQATAAEQQFNAFALPWSDAPQPWAVGAFARDESSSRPGRVVSSAKSWLSHSGVDRSAALLPWRGDPDVERLSPVDAAAAVLRHLHDVWNHRFPQHPLAEQDLVITLPASFDEVARELTLAAAKQAGLPRVVLLEEPQAAFHAWIDRHRDDWRELVSPGQKILVCDIGGGTSDFTLIRVGENQESGDLEFHRVAVGDHLLLGGDNLDLALARSVEAQLAAGGRLESRQWEALVRSARRVKETLLADNAPESLTIHLPAAGSKLIAAGLQAEVTRTDAAKLLVDGFLPRVDLDAQPQRGQSGFQDFGLPFAADPAITRHLAHFLTCHRHTGDELPALRARPTDAADPARPDVVLFNGGFFASPLLRDRLVEALGEWFTGPDADWTPRVLDSQQLDLAVACGAAYYGMVRRGDGVGITATLARSYYVGVAGPTPRAVCLAPGVAKAGDDFEVSDLEFELTLAEPVEFPIYVSSTRLVDAPGQLIGADPAELTPLPPIRTVLHASRKTDAQVAKVRLHAHLSEIGMLELSCRSVDSQRSWRLQFDVRSTTETDLKPHESSAEGEGFVDDELLTAARAAIEAVFGESAAEPPSKLMKSLTAALDLPKHEWPTSVLRRLWETLMECEPGRRRSAAHESRWLNLVGYSLRPGYGFAVDDWRVAQTWRAVSGKLAFPSSLPESLILWRRLAGGLADGPQQGLAEPLLADVRALRRRYSGGKAKAMSTALDPTRTAEIWRLLGALELLTTTAKTELGDAITELLPKRKLAPRAADMVWTLSRLGQRKPLYGPLNTVVPAEVAERWLQAIMDWAGDPPVAHFAAMQLARRTDDRHRDIAEPRRDAVLAWLRRHEANDHLVQLVETGGALEAQERQSAFGESLPAGLRLSE; via the coding sequence GTGACCGCGCAGCCTCACGAGCCCGCCGCCGGCGCTCCGACCAGCCGGTACGTCGTGGGCATCGACCTCGGGACCACCAACTCGGCGCTGGCCTACGTCGACTCGAAGGAGTCGCCCTGGCGGATCCGCACGCTGCCGCTACCGCAGGTGGTGGCGGCCGGCGAGGTCGACGACCGCCCGACGCTGCCATCGTTCCTCTGCCAGGCGACCGCCGCCGAGCAGCAGTTCAACGCGTTCGCCCTCCCCTGGAGCGACGCCCCCCAGCCGTGGGCCGTCGGCGCGTTCGCCCGCGACGAGAGCTCCAGCCGCCCGGGCCGGGTCGTCAGCTCGGCCAAGTCGTGGCTGTCGCACTCGGGCGTCGACCGCTCGGCGGCGCTGCTCCCCTGGCGGGGCGACCCCGACGTCGAGCGGCTCTCGCCGGTCGACGCGGCGGCCGCCGTGCTCCGCCACCTGCACGACGTGTGGAATCATCGGTTCCCCCAGCACCCGCTGGCCGAGCAGGACCTGGTGATCACGCTGCCGGCGTCGTTCGACGAGGTGGCCCGCGAGCTCACGCTGGCCGCCGCCAAGCAGGCCGGCCTGCCACGCGTGGTGCTGCTGGAAGAGCCGCAGGCCGCGTTCCACGCCTGGATCGACCGCCACCGGGACGACTGGCGCGAGCTGGTCTCGCCGGGGCAGAAGATCCTGGTCTGCGACATCGGCGGCGGCACCAGCGACTTCACCCTGATCCGCGTCGGCGAGAACCAGGAGAGCGGCGACCTCGAGTTCCACCGCGTCGCGGTCGGCGACCACCTGCTGCTGGGCGGCGACAACCTGGACCTGGCGCTCGCGCGGAGCGTCGAGGCGCAGCTCGCCGCCGGCGGGCGGCTGGAGAGCCGGCAGTGGGAGGCGCTCGTCCGCTCCGCCCGCCGCGTGAAAGAAACCCTGCTCGCCGACAACGCGCCCGAGTCGCTCACCATCCACCTGCCGGCGGCAGGGTCGAAGCTGATCGCCGCCGGCCTGCAGGCCGAGGTCACCCGCACCGACGCCGCGAAGCTGTTGGTCGACGGCTTCCTGCCGCGCGTCGACCTCGACGCGCAGCCGCAGCGCGGCCAGTCCGGCTTCCAGGACTTCGGCCTGCCGTTCGCCGCCGACCCGGCCATCACCCGCCACCTGGCCCACTTCCTGACCTGCCACCGCCACACCGGTGACGAGCTCCCCGCGCTCCGCGCCCGCCCCACCGACGCCGCCGACCCGGCCCGGCCCGACGTGGTGCTGTTCAACGGCGGGTTCTTCGCGTCGCCGCTGCTGCGCGACCGCTTAGTCGAGGCCCTTGGCGAGTGGTTCACCGGCCCCGACGCCGACTGGACGCCGCGGGTGCTCGACAGCCAGCAGCTCGACCTGGCCGTGGCCTGCGGCGCCGCCTACTACGGCATGGTCCGCCGCGGCGACGGCGTCGGCATCACCGCCACGCTCGCCCGCAGCTACTACGTGGGCGTGGCCGGCCCGACGCCGCGCGCCGTCTGCCTGGCGCCGGGCGTGGCCAAGGCGGGTGACGACTTCGAGGTCAGCGACCTCGAGTTCGAGCTCACCCTCGCCGAGCCGGTCGAGTTCCCGATCTACGTGTCGAGCACGCGGCTGGTCGACGCGCCGGGCCAGCTGATCGGCGCCGACCCGGCCGAGCTCACCCCGCTGCCCCCCATCCGCACCGTGCTGCACGCCAGCCGCAAGACCGACGCGCAGGTCGCCAAAGTGCGGCTGCACGCGCACCTGTCGGAGATCGGCATGCTCGAGCTCTCCTGCCGCAGCGTCGACTCGCAGCGCAGCTGGCGGCTGCAGTTCGACGTCCGCTCCACCACGGAGACCGACCTCAAGCCGCACGAGTCGTCCGCCGAGGGCGAGGGGTTTGTCGACGATGAGCTGCTGACCGCCGCCCGCGCGGCGATCGAGGCCGTGTTCGGCGAGTCCGCCGCCGAGCCGCCGTCGAAGCTGATGAAGAGCCTGACCGCCGCGCTCGACCTGCCGAAGCACGAGTGGCCCACCTCCGTGCTGCGGCGGCTGTGGGAAACGCTGATGGAATGCGAGCCGGGCCGCCGCCGCTCCGCCGCCCACGAGTCGCGGTGGCTGAACCTCGTCGGCTACTCGCTCCGCCCGGGATACGGCTTCGCCGTCGACGACTGGCGCGTCGCGCAGACCTGGCGGGCGGTGAGCGGCAAGCTGGCGTTCCCCTCCTCGCTGCCCGAGTCGCTGATCCTCTGGCGACGGCTCGCCGGCGGGCTGGCGGACGGGCCGCAGCAGGGGCTGGCCGAGCCGCTGCTGGCGGACGTGCGGGCGCTGCGGCGGCGGTACAGCGGCGGCAAGGCCAAGGCGATGAGCACCGCGCTCGACCCGACCCGCACCGCGGAGATCTGGCGGCTGCTCGGCGCGCTGGAGCTGCTGACCACCACCGCCAAGACCGAGCTGGGCGACGCCATCACCGAGCTGCTGCCCAAACGCAAGCTGGCGCCCCGCGCCGCCGACATGGTCTGGACGCTCAGCCGGCTGGGGCAACGCAAGCCGCTGTACGGCCCCTTAAACACGGTCGTGCCGGCCGAGGTCGCCGAGCGGTGGCTGCAGGCGATCATGGACTGGGCGGGCGACCCGCCGGTGGCCCACTTCGCGGCGATGCAGCTCGCCCGCCGCACCGACGACCGCCACCGCGACATCGCCGAGCCGCGCCGCGACGCGGTGCTCGCCTGGCTGCGCCGCCATGAGGCGAATGACCACCTCGTCCAGCTCGTCGAAACCGGCGGCGCCCTGGAAGCCCAGGAACGCCAATCCGCCTTCGGCGAGTCCCTGCCCGCCGGGCTGAGGCTGTCGGAGTAG
- a CDS encoding Hsp70 family protein: MSAKYLIGVDLGTTNSVVAYVPLDAEQPEVQLLQLPQLVAASTVEQRGALPSFLYLAPLHEVESGGLDVPWENGRRYCVGEYARRRSAEMPDRTVVAAKSWLGHSRVDRRQPILPYGAPKEVDAVSPVTATQRYVEHLIASWDAAFPDAPARDQQVVLTVPASFDAAARQLTREAAEAAGLPTDLVLLEEPQAALYAWLAERGDAWRKDLKSGDRLLVCDVGGGTTDLTLIDVTDEGGELELRRLAVGDHLLVGGDNMDLALAHRVAGLFGEQGVKLDAWQSVSLWHACRDAKEALLDSDGPETHRVSVLGRGSKVIGGTVSVDVPSDLASELLVGGFFPSCQLTDKPQRQRASGFQDIGLPFESDVAITRHLAAFLTAHAGDQGEAAYPTHVLFNGGVFKADALRSLVLGALRDWSPAGHTVAELPGQHDLAYAVARGAAFYGWTKHHGGMRIRGGTARSYYVGVETAGLAIPGVPRPLRALCVVPFGMEEGTEAEVPSGEIGLVLGEPAHFRFFSSAVRPQDQPGDVLPHIDEDQLAETDSLETALEADGDDQDTYVPVRFESRITELGVFELWCVSTTSDRRWKLEFSIRDDADNGAENGANDGAPA, from the coding sequence ATGAGCGCTAAGTACCTGATTGGCGTCGACCTGGGCACCACCAACAGCGTGGTGGCGTACGTCCCGCTCGACGCGGAGCAGCCCGAAGTCCAGCTGCTGCAGCTGCCGCAGCTGGTGGCGGCAAGCACGGTGGAGCAGCGCGGCGCGCTGCCGTCGTTCCTGTACCTGGCGCCGCTGCACGAGGTCGAGTCCGGCGGGCTGGACGTGCCGTGGGAGAACGGCCGCCGGTACTGCGTGGGCGAGTATGCGCGGCGGCGCAGCGCCGAGATGCCCGACCGGACCGTGGTTGCCGCCAAGTCGTGGCTGGGGCACAGCCGCGTCGACCGCCGGCAGCCGATCCTGCCGTACGGCGCGCCGAAGGAGGTGGACGCGGTTTCGCCGGTCACGGCCACACAGCGGTACGTGGAACACCTGATCGCGAGTTGGGACGCCGCGTTCCCCGACGCGCCGGCGCGCGACCAGCAGGTCGTGCTGACGGTGCCGGCGTCGTTCGACGCGGCCGCGCGGCAGCTGACCCGCGAGGCGGCCGAGGCGGCCGGCCTGCCGACCGACCTGGTGCTGCTGGAGGAGCCGCAGGCGGCGCTCTACGCGTGGCTGGCCGAACGCGGCGACGCCTGGCGCAAGGACCTCAAGTCGGGCGACCGGCTGCTGGTGTGCGACGTCGGCGGCGGCACCACCGACCTGACCCTGATCGACGTGACCGACGAGGGGGGCGAGCTCGAGCTGCGGCGCCTGGCCGTGGGCGACCACCTGTTGGTCGGCGGCGACAACATGGACCTGGCGCTCGCGCACCGCGTGGCCGGCCTGTTCGGCGAGCAGGGCGTCAAGCTCGACGCGTGGCAGTCGGTGTCGTTGTGGCACGCCTGCCGCGACGCCAAGGAGGCCCTGCTCGACTCCGACGGGCCCGAGACGCACCGCGTGTCGGTGCTCGGCCGCGGCAGCAAGGTGATCGGCGGCACCGTCAGCGTCGACGTGCCGTCCGACCTGGCTTCGGAGCTGCTGGTGGGCGGCTTCTTCCCGTCGTGCCAGCTGACCGACAAGCCCCAGCGGCAGCGCGCGTCCGGCTTCCAGGACATCGGGCTGCCGTTCGAGTCCGACGTGGCGATCACCCGGCACCTGGCGGCGTTCCTCACCGCCCACGCCGGCGACCAGGGCGAAGCCGCCTACCCCACGCACGTGCTGTTCAACGGCGGCGTGTTCAAGGCCGACGCGCTCCGCTCGCTGGTGCTCGGCGCGCTGCGCGACTGGTCGCCCGCGGGGCACACGGTCGCGGAGCTGCCCGGCCAGCACGACCTGGCCTACGCCGTGGCCCGCGGCGCCGCGTTCTACGGCTGGACCAAGCACCACGGCGGCATGCGGATCCGCGGCGGCACGGCCCGCTCGTACTACGTCGGGGTCGAGACCGCCGGCCTCGCCATCCCGGGCGTGCCCCGCCCGCTGCGCGCCTTGTGTGTGGTGCCCTTCGGCATGGAGGAAGGCACCGAGGCCGAGGTGCCCTCCGGCGAGATCGGCCTGGTGCTGGGCGAGCCGGCCCACTTCCGGTTCTTCAGCTCCGCCGTGCGGCCGCAGGACCAGCCCGGCGACGTGCTGCCCCACATCGACGAGGACCAACTGGCGGAAACCGACTCGCTGGAAACGGCCCTCGAGGCCGACGGCGACGACCAGGACACGTACGTGCCGGTCCGCTTCGAGTCGCGCATCACCGAGCTGGGCGTGTTCGAGCTGTGGTGCGTGAGCACCACGTCTGACCGCCGCTGGAAGCTGGAGTTCAGCATCCGCGACGATGCCGATAATGGGGCCGAAAACGGAGCCAACGACGGGGCGCCGGCGTGA
- a CDS encoding DUF2760 domain-containing protein, which translates to MRLMLALRCFARVLFDADFGKTIQQLDDGASAPQAELPPPAEGPAVAPPPAETGRSDAIALLATLQREARFVDLVSESLDGYSDAQIGAAAREVLSDCGKVLDRVFALAPVADVAEGEPYQAPADYDTRRLRLTGNLSQQPPVTGTLVHAGWVATKCEIASWTGSPDAALVVAPAEIEVT; encoded by the coding sequence ATGCGACTCATGCTTGCACTCCGCTGCTTTGCGCGGGTGCTATTCGACGCCGACTTCGGGAAGACGATCCAGCAGCTCGATGACGGCGCATCCGCTCCGCAGGCGGAGCTGCCGCCGCCCGCCGAAGGCCCGGCCGTCGCCCCCCCACCCGCCGAGACCGGCCGGAGCGACGCCATCGCCCTGCTGGCGACCCTGCAGCGCGAGGCCCGGTTCGTCGACCTGGTCAGCGAGTCGCTCGACGGGTACTCCGACGCGCAGATCGGCGCCGCCGCGCGGGAAGTGCTCTCGGACTGCGGCAAGGTGCTCGACCGCGTGTTCGCCCTGGCGCCGGTCGCCGACGTGGCGGAGGGCGAGCCCTACCAGGCGCCCGCCGACTACGACACCCGGCGGCTGCGGCTGACGGGCAACCTCTCGCAGCAGCCGCCGGTCACCGGCACGCTGGTGCACGCGGGCTGGGTCGCCACGAAGTGCGAGATCGCGTCCTGGACCGGCAGCCCCGACGCGGCCCTGGTTGTCGCGCCCGCCGAGATCGAAGTCACCTGA
- a CDS encoding SpoIIE family protein phosphatase: MPTRLSINLLAPVLFGVPVLAVGLWLSLAWNAQSKRAVAELAEQGIQQIHQSASTKITDVLSTPVQVCRVNEHLVASGLLPLDDLPAWRPTILRQAEAFDTLSSIAWGGADGRSAWVTRYADGSAYWALKADGDAPTMQEWRLGADGQPTDAQAKTFDFDVGQRPWFTTPRDAGGSAWSAPYVWVGGVDSSGVTLGISYGIPLYGDSGEFIGVVDADFSLNDLSEYLGRQSIGKTGVAALLSPDGRLLATSADAAVATQDGGLVRLADSDNPLLAAAGGVIEQRDGAADALVPLLDEPHYVTTSRVGDGVGLDWTLVTIVPESDFTAHIEREYSRSWLTSLIAMSLAVAIGLFAARWLVRPLNQLVTAVRRIGQGDLDTQIEVRHAPEYVNLAAEVNRMAAGLQDRMRMQKSLSLAMEVQRNLLPTDSPELPGLEIAGHSTYCDETGGDYYDFLDVSGSDQHTAVLVIGDVMGHGVAAALLMATARGILRSRSAVPGSLADFLTHLNDMLVEDTQGERFMTMLLVTVSSKTHELRWASAGHGPPMIYDPTKDTFFDLEGGGLPLGLMDGEDYEEYQLPPVGPGSVIFVATDGLEETMNARHEQFGIERLQSLVRENAAKPAEQISQTIRQAIATYRGAVSQADDLTFVVAKVLD; the protein is encoded by the coding sequence ATGCCGACCCGACTGTCGATCAACCTCCTGGCGCCCGTCCTGTTTGGAGTCCCCGTGCTGGCCGTGGGGCTGTGGCTCTCGTTGGCCTGGAATGCGCAGTCCAAACGGGCGGTGGCCGAGTTGGCGGAGCAGGGCATCCAGCAGATCCACCAGTCGGCGTCGACCAAGATCACCGACGTGCTCTCGACGCCGGTGCAGGTCTGCCGAGTGAACGAGCACCTGGTGGCCTCTGGGTTGCTGCCGCTGGACGACCTGCCCGCCTGGCGGCCGACCATCCTGCGTCAGGCCGAGGCGTTCGACACGCTCAGCTCCATCGCGTGGGGCGGTGCAGACGGCCGCTCCGCGTGGGTCACCCGCTACGCGGACGGGTCGGCCTACTGGGCCCTGAAGGCCGACGGTGACGCCCCGACCATGCAGGAGTGGCGGCTCGGCGCCGACGGCCAACCGACCGATGCGCAGGCCAAGACTTTCGACTTTGACGTGGGTCAGCGCCCCTGGTTCACGACCCCGCGCGACGCCGGCGGTTCGGCGTGGAGCGCCCCGTACGTCTGGGTCGGGGGCGTCGACAGCAGCGGCGTCACCCTGGGCATCTCGTACGGCATCCCCCTGTACGGCGACAGCGGCGAGTTTATCGGGGTCGTCGACGCCGACTTCTCCCTCAACGACCTGTCGGAGTACCTGGGTCGGCAGTCGATCGGCAAGACCGGCGTCGCGGCGTTGCTCTCGCCCGATGGGCGGCTGCTGGCGACCTCCGCCGACGCGGCGGTCGCAACGCAGGACGGCGGGCTGGTCCGGCTGGCCGACAGCGACAACCCGCTGCTGGCCGCGGCGGGCGGCGTGATCGAGCAACGCGACGGCGCCGCCGACGCGCTCGTGCCGCTGCTCGACGAACCGCACTACGTCACGACCTCGCGGGTAGGCGACGGCGTGGGGCTCGACTGGACGCTCGTGACGATCGTCCCCGAGAGCGACTTCACCGCCCACATCGAACGCGAGTACTCGCGGAGCTGGCTGACCAGCCTGATCGCGATGTCGCTGGCGGTCGCCATCGGCCTGTTCGCCGCCCGCTGGCTGGTGCGCCCGCTCAACCAGCTGGTGACCGCGGTGCGGCGGATCGGCCAGGGCGACCTCGACACGCAGATCGAGGTCCGGCACGCTCCGGAGTACGTCAACCTGGCGGCCGAGGTGAACCGGATGGCCGCCGGGCTTCAGGACCGCATGCGGATGCAGAAGTCGCTCTCGCTGGCCATGGAGGTGCAACGCAACCTGCTGCCGACCGACTCGCCCGAACTGCCCGGCCTGGAGATCGCCGGCCACAGCACCTACTGCGACGAGACCGGCGGCGACTACTACGACTTCCTGGACGTCTCGGGCAGCGACCAGCACACGGCCGTGCTCGTCATCGGCGACGTCATGGGGCACGGCGTCGCCGCGGCGCTGCTGATGGCCACCGCCCGCGGCATCCTCCGCAGCCGCTCGGCCGTGCCCGGCTCGCTGGCCGACTTCCTTACCCACCTCAACGACATGCTGGTTGAGGACACGCAGGGCGAGCGGTTCATGACCATGCTGCTGGTGACCGTGTCGTCCAAGACGCACGAGCTGCGGTGGGCTTCCGCCGGCCACGGTCCGCCCATGATCTACGACCCCACCAAAGACACCTTCTTCGACCTCGAGGGCGGCGGGCTGCCGCTCGGGCTGATGGACGGCGAGGACTACGAGGAGTACCAGCTGCCGCCGGTCGGTCCCGGCTCGGTGATCTTCGTCGCGACCGACGGCCTGGAAGAAACGATGAACGCCCGGCACGAACAGTTCGGCATCGAACGGCTGCAATCGCTCGTGCGCGAGAACGCGGCCAAGCCGGCCGAACAGATCAGCCAGACCATCCGCCAGGCGATCGCGACCTACCGCGGCGCGGTGTCACAAGCAGACGACCTGACGTTTGTCGTGGCGAAGGTGCTGGACTGA
- a CDS encoding RsmE family RNA methyltransferase codes for MSERFFCEQPITGDTAQLAGSEAHHLLHVMRAKPGDAITLFDGSGAEFDAEVAASTRSTVDARVLARRDVDRERPRPLVLGVALPKGDRQKYLVEKLTELGVTRLVPLVTERSVAKLSGGALDKLRRGVIEASKQCGRNVLMTIDEPVPFEAALTLAPPTASRRIAHPGEGADQPAADSTAGGATEAWRLIGPEGGFSDTEVAAAEAAGWSRLSLGRTILRIETSAVAIAAREDW; via the coding sequence GTGAGCGAACGTTTCTTCTGCGAACAGCCGATCACCGGCGATACAGCCCAGCTCGCCGGCAGTGAGGCCCACCACCTGCTGCACGTGATGCGGGCCAAGCCAGGAGACGCGATCACGCTGTTCGACGGGTCCGGCGCCGAGTTCGACGCGGAGGTGGCCGCCAGCACGCGGTCCACGGTCGACGCCCGCGTGCTAGCACGCCGCGACGTGGACCGCGAACGCCCGCGGCCGCTGGTGCTGGGCGTGGCGCTGCCCAAGGGCGACCGCCAGAAGTACCTGGTGGAGAAGCTGACCGAGCTGGGCGTCACACGGCTCGTCCCGCTGGTCACCGAGCGGAGCGTCGCGAAGCTGTCGGGCGGGGCGCTCGACAAGCTCCGCCGCGGCGTGATTGAGGCCTCCAAGCAGTGCGGCCGCAACGTGCTGATGACCATCGACGAGCCGGTTCCCTTCGAGGCCGCGCTCACGCTCGCGCCCCCGACCGCCAGCCGGCGGATCGCCCACCCCGGCGAGGGCGCCGACCAACCGGCGGCCGACTCCACAGCCGGCGGCGCCACCGAGGCGTGGCGGCTGATCGGCCCCGAGGGCGGCTTCAGCGACACCGAGGTCGCCGCGGCCGAAGCGGCCGGCTGGTCGCGGCTGTCGCTCGGCCGCACAATCCTGCGGATTGAAACCTCCGCCGTGGCGATCGCCGCGCGGGAAGACTGGTGA
- a CDS encoding ExeA family protein, producing the protein MYLKHWQLDYSPFGTTIDPTRAYPSEALEEAAARIQYLVGERRRVGVLLGERGLGKTATLAATQLRLQRAGAAVCRVDAYGLSRRELLWQAAEGLQAGPDPTDDEARLWRRLSDRARHLKWQNLDAVLMLDDADQLGADLMRQLVRLLRLDPEADSRWTVVLATDPERLARLDEAVLHAIDLRIDLYPWTLDDAAGFVQNALFEAGRTAPVFDDDAIARLHELTAGVPRHVVRLADFALVAGAGAGAEAIDAGIVEQAFEEISWSPPVAAG; encoded by the coding sequence ATGTACCTGAAGCACTGGCAGCTGGACTACTCGCCGTTTGGCACGACCATCGACCCCACGCGGGCGTACCCCTCGGAGGCGTTGGAGGAGGCCGCCGCGCGGATCCAGTACCTGGTGGGCGAGCGGCGGCGGGTGGGCGTGCTGCTGGGCGAGCGGGGGCTGGGCAAGACCGCCACGCTGGCCGCCACCCAGCTTCGGCTGCAGCGGGCGGGCGCCGCGGTGTGCCGGGTCGACGCGTATGGGTTGTCCCGCCGCGAGCTGCTGTGGCAGGCGGCCGAGGGCCTGCAGGCCGGGCCCGACCCGACCGACGACGAGGCGCGGCTGTGGCGGCGGCTGTCGGACCGCGCGCGGCACCTCAAGTGGCAGAACCTCGACGCGGTGCTGATGCTGGACGACGCCGACCAGCTGGGCGCCGACCTGATGCGGCAGCTGGTGCGCCTGCTGCGGCTGGACCCCGAGGCCGACTCGCGCTGGACCGTGGTCCTGGCGACCGACCCGGAGCGGCTGGCCCGGCTCGACGAGGCCGTGCTGCACGCCATCGACCTGCGGATCGACCTCTACCCCTGGACGCTGGACGACGCCGCCGGCTTCGTGCAGAACGCGCTGTTTGAAGCCGGACGCACGGCGCCCGTCTTCGACGACGACGCCATCGCCCGCCTGCACGAGCTGACCGCCGGCGTGCCGCGGCACGTGGTCCGGCTGGCCGACTTCGCGCTGGTGGCCGGCGCCGGCGCGGGCGCCGAAGCGATTGACGCCGGCATCGTCGAGCAGGCGTTCGAGGAGATCAGCTGGTCGCCGCCGGTCGCGGCGGGGTAG
- a CDS encoding DUF4404 family protein encodes MTHDELVATLRKLHDELAQADGVDASTREAFARVSADIERLTDPDQPTTDEDAAAGREGLNGLVTEFEAEHPQISAMIGRIADALAQLGI; translated from the coding sequence ATGACCCACGACGAACTGGTCGCCACGCTCCGCAAGCTGCACGACGAACTCGCCCAGGCCGACGGCGTCGACGCCTCGACCCGCGAGGCGTTCGCCCGCGTGTCGGCCGATATCGAGCGGCTGACCGACCCCGACCAGCCGACCACCGATGAGGACGCCGCCGCCGGCCGCGAGGGCCTCAACGGCCTGGTCACCGAGTTCGAGGCCGAGCACCCGCAGATCTCGGCGATGATCGGGCGGATCGCGGACGCGCTGGCGCAGTTGGGGATCTAA
- a CDS encoding FmdB family zinc ribbon protein, with the protein MPLYEYLCRDCDNPAELLIRGDEKPVCPECGGEQLMKLLSVPAAPSGGGSPRDDGPPPGSCGSGCACFPGG; encoded by the coding sequence ATGCCCCTGTACGAGTACCTGTGCCGCGACTGCGACAATCCCGCCGAGCTGCTGATCCGCGGCGACGAGAAGCCGGTCTGCCCGGAGTGCGGCGGCGAGCAGCTGATGAAGCTGCTGAGCGTGCCCGCGGCGCCCTCCGGGGGCGGTTCTCCGCGGGACGACGGCCCCCCGCCGGGGTCGTGCGGGTCGGGTTGCGCCTGTTTTCCGGGCGGCTGA
- the floA gene encoding flotillin-like protein FloA (flotillin-like protein involved in membrane lipid rafts): MPLFPLAQGDTLALIIAVAGLLFLLFVLAIFARFARLWIQSITTGAGIGLFDLFWMWIRKVNPSVIVRSKIMAVQAGIGDSDGVTSSALQAHYMAGGNVPLVVRAMIAARKAKIIDLEFKRATAIDLAGRNILEAVQTSVYPRVIDCPAKNSKRSSLDAIAKNGIQLKVKARVTVRANLDQLIGGATEETIIARVGEGIVSAIGSADTHKDVLENPDRISRAVLAKKLDSQTAFEIVSIDIADIDVGDNIGARLQADQAEADTRVARAQAEGRRANAVAKEQENFSTIEESRAKLVEAEAEVPRAMAAAFQTGKLGILDYYKLQNVQADTDMRDAIAKAGKR; the protein is encoded by the coding sequence ATGCCGCTCTTCCCGCTCGCTCAAGGCGATACCCTAGCGCTGATCATTGCGGTCGCAGGGTTGCTGTTCTTGCTTTTCGTCCTGGCGATATTCGCCAGATTCGCACGGTTGTGGATCCAGTCGATCACGACCGGCGCCGGGATCGGGCTGTTCGACCTGTTCTGGATGTGGATCCGCAAGGTCAACCCGTCGGTGATCGTCCGCAGCAAGATCATGGCCGTGCAGGCCGGCATCGGCGACTCGGACGGCGTCACCTCCAGCGCGCTGCAGGCGCACTACATGGCCGGCGGCAACGTGCCGCTGGTGGTCCGCGCGATGATCGCCGCCCGCAAGGCGAAGATCATCGACCTCGAGTTCAAGCGGGCCACGGCCATCGACCTGGCCGGCCGCAACATCCTCGAGGCGGTGCAGACGAGCGTCTACCCGCGGGTGATCGACTGCCCGGCCAAGAACAGCAAGCGGTCCTCGCTGGACGCGATCGCCAAGAACGGCATCCAGCTCAAGGTAAAGGCCCGCGTCACGGTCCGCGCGAACCTGGACCAGCTGATCGGCGGCGCCACCGAAGAGACCATCATCGCCCGCGTGGGCGAGGGCATCGTCAGCGCGATCGGCTCGGCCGACACGCACAAGGACGTGCTGGAGAACCCGGACCGGATCAGCCGCGCGGTGCTGGCTAAGAAGCTCGACTCGCAGACGGCGTTCGAGATCGTGTCGATCGACATCGCCGACATCGACGTCGGCGACAACATCGGCGCCCGCCTGCAGGCCGACCAGGCCGAGGCCGACACCCGCGTCGCGCGGGCCCAGGCCGAGGGCCGCCGCGCCAACGCCGTGGCGAAGGAGCAGGAGAACTTCTCGACCATCGAGGAGAGCCGCGCCAAGCTGGTCGAGGCCGAGGCCGAGGTGCCCCGCGCCATGGCCGCCGCGTTCCAGACCGGCAAACTCGGCATCCTCGACTACTACAAGCTGCAGAACGTCCAGGCCGACACCGACATGCGCGACGCGATCGCCAAGGCCGGCAAACGATAG